CCAAAGCAGTGAGGTCAAGGGGACCCACAGCATGGCCTTCCCCACCTCCACACAGATGCTCCAACCCTGTCCCTAGCTGTGCCAGCCTCTACATCTCCATGTGCTGCTCCTTAGGGATTCCATCCACCCTTCTCCACCGTGTccacatccctccctgccagccaggGTGCCCTTTGAGGAAGGGTTGTGGGAAGGACGGGACAGGACATCTGTATggctcctctccagcctcactgcactgggctgtgctcagcttttccccagggaaggaggtCTGGAGCAGAAGGTCTCAGGGTGGGGGTTGGATCAGGGGTGCCTTCAGCAGCCGGGGGAGGAGGCCGGGCTCAGAGGAAAAGGCAGGCTGAGGCAATGCTGCCATCTCCTGGTCTCACCTGCCTGGCTCGGCCCCACTGCCAGCTTACCGAGCCCAGAGCCCACCTGGAGACCCTCTGCTGTAACTCTGGGCTTTGGAGATGTCCACAGAGACACTGACCTGTCTTTTAGAGGCCAGTGCCACTGACAGGAGCATGGCCTGAGCCACTTTGTCAGCAGTATCCCTTTTCCCCTGCAGAACTAAGTCAGGCTTGCTCCCTCACCAGCCATACCTTCTGCCTCACAGGTCTGGAGTCCGGATTTTGTACCATCCCTCGTGTCCCTCGTTTGGAGAAGGCCCAAGAGAGCACCTGTCCCGGGGAGGATGAGCTGGATCGCTCCGACTCCCTGCTGTCCTTCCGCCTTGACCTGGGGCCCTCCCTGATGAGCGAGCTCCTCCAGGTGATGAGCTTCTCTGAAACCAATGGCAACGAGGTGGGGGAGGATGGCCCACACCTCCTGTGTGAAGAGGGGACCAAGGACAGGGtccctccagcagtgcctgcatCCCGTGAAGAGGACAAGGCAGCATCCAGCTTCTGGGACCACTCCAGGCAGAGCAACATGTCAGGGGCCAGCTCACTGCCAGGCCTGTCGGTCCGTGCCAATGGAGAGGCACGTGCCATCGAAGGCGCTGGAGCGAACTCTGTCTGGGCTTCGGGGTCAGGGGCAGTGTCCACAGGGTCCCCGTGGCAAGGCCACTGGAACGACTGCACCATTGAGGCTGGAGAATTTGACCGAGCAGCCCAGGTCCTGGCCCGCCATTACGGTGGGACCAGCACCCCGCGGAGCCCGGAGAAGGGTGAGGGTCCCCGGCAGGCCCGGACACAGACCCCGTGggagagccccagcagcagcctgtgggGGTCACGAGTGACAAGGGAGAGCCGCTCCCCCGAGGCCAGCTGGAAccaaggagaggaggaggaggaggagaccaaGCTCTCCAGCCTGCAGGAAAGCCACAGCGGTGCCCGTGGGGGCCGCAGCAATTCCTTCGAGTATGCCGATGcggaggag
This region of Zonotrichia albicollis isolate bZonAlb1 chromosome 4, bZonAlb1.hap1, whole genome shotgun sequence genomic DNA includes:
- the CDC42EP1 gene encoding cdc42 effector protein 1, with the protein product MSLGKLPVLSWVSGSHGKRRLKSELTPDMISPPLGDFRHTMHVGRGGDVFGDTSFLSNHGGADAAKPNSFLARTLRHVRRSPLKRRGSGGQVGASPAPPAISPIIKNAVSLPQLNEAMYDGDSTSRGLTSKFSFKSASNSFSKTHQAYGLESGFCTIPRVPRLEKAQESTCPGEDELDRSDSLLSFRLDLGPSLMSELLQVMSFSETNGNEVGEDGPHLLCEEGTKDRVPPAVPASREEDKAASSFWDHSRQSNMSGASSLPGLSVRANGEARAIEGAGANSVWASGSGAVSTGSPWQGHWNDCTIEAGEFDRAAQVLARHYGGTSTPRSPEKGEGPRQARTQTPWESPSSSLWGSRVTRESRSPEASWNQGEEEEEETKLSSLQESHSGARGGRSNSFEYADAEEEEDDEVKV